Genomic segment of Clostridia bacterium:
CTGGTGGGCGCTTTTACCTACGGTTGGTGGCAGGCCGCTTCCATGATCAAGAGCCCTGAAATATTCTTGCCTGACTACCTAGGCTGGCCGGCCGCTTTAGCTCTGCAGTTGGGGCTATTAGGTGTAGTTTACTATGGGCTCACCCTCTATGAGCGTAGAGCCCTCGGCGTTGCAGCCGGCCTTGACGCCGGGGGCGCAAGCGAACCCTTAGGGGCGCAAGCCGACACCCGACCCCCGCTTTGGTCTCGAGTAACCCGCCGACTCCTGCAAGTCCTGGTAGTGCCTTGGCCTTACTGGGCTGGAGCTATAGCCTTAGCCGTGCTCAATACTACTTTCCTAGCCTTGCATGGTTACAGCTGGGGCATTACCACCGCCTTTACCTATTGGGGGGCTTGGCTAGGACAAGCTTTTGGTGCCCACCCAGAGGCCTGGTACTTTTTTAGCTTGCCCGGACCCAAGACCGGGCTGGTGGCTGGAATTGGGCACGACCCTCGGACCCTCCTGGATTTAGGCATGATCTGGGGAGCCTTTCTTAGCGCTGCTCTAGCCTCAGAGTGGCGCTGGCGCCGGCCAAAGATGGGGCGGCAAGCGCTGGCCGCACTGGTGGGCGGAGTGGCCATGGGTTATGGCTCGCGGATCGCCTTTGGCTGCAACATTGGCGCTTTTCTTAACGGCATCTCCTCTCTTTCCCTTCACGGCTGGCTTTTTGGTCTGGCGCTTTTGGTTGGCGCCTGGATGGGAAGCCAGAT
This window contains:
- a CDS encoding YeeE/YedE family protein; this translates as MEKQRLLSFIGLTGALAVTLGLALWRPWVGGASVWIWGLAFGFVLQKSRFCFVASFRDPLVTGSTAVSRAVVLLLAANTLGFSAVQLWLGPVGDIYPAGWHTLAGGILFGVGMVIAGGCASGTLMRMGEGHLLQWFTLLGFVAGSLVGAFTYGWWQAASMIKSPEIFLPDYLGWPAALALQLGLLGVVYYGLTLYERRALGVAAGLDAGGASEPLGAQADTRPPLWSRVTRRLLQVLVVPWPYWAGAIALAVLNTTFLALHGYSWGITTAFTYWGAWLGQAFGAHPEAWYFFSLPGPKTGLVAGIGHDPRTLLDLGMIWGAFLSAALASEWRWRRPKMGRQALAALVGGVAMGYGSRIAFGCNIGAFLNGISSLSLHGWLFGLALLVGAWMGSQILLRYLVK